A genomic window from Quercus lobata isolate SW786 chromosome 10, ValleyOak3.0 Primary Assembly, whole genome shotgun sequence includes:
- the LOC115964636 gene encoding uncharacterized protein LOC115964636, which translates to MSREMTYQLKTLNLEHTCTKSYKNPRCTAKFLAKKLMKKVRRQSDIRLKDIQDVVHEKYVVHINAGKASRAKEMAQEFVDRTFTEQYNQLWDYCAELKRSSPGSTVLMKTHTFNEGDLASDMDLHIGVPYFERWGRGGQLMVAVAKDPNEEYFPLAVAVMEAETKDLWTWFINLLLADIGDSKRWAFITDQQKGLVQAFADNWPHYEHRICCRHLYNNLRKQHPSLLIRDLFWRAAKATYAQEYERLMNKMKDVDEGAYFWLKGHTTTIWARHMFRSDGLTDTVLNNMCESFNSRILKFKGKPIISMLKDIKLYLMNRSQQNRLSILKVESELCPKVCKRLHREKMGSSRWLACWASDTRFEVKNGLEMRHLWHSMLPCNFFNKEAAEKYTDNCYRVSTYKACHEPVIDPINGQNIWTPTRLSLVQPPIKRRPLGRPKKKRVREPNEPSKGHSKGLGIAKRCKSCGKIGHNKRSCKGEVGGNSSLPTAAASGPNRRSSRPKQTSNSGHGGRVSGVAINEPNQQRVPSTNRPANNSAANNRSSAPSNNPANNNSAATTYTPRSSALLNTSTSKRRKGSITSDTLNASRNASRYREVLRGNESQASMHGPRGSASGI; encoded by the exons ATGTCCAGGGAGATGACTTATCAACTTAAGACCTTGAACTTGGAGCATACATGTACAAAGAGCTACAAAAATCCAAGGTGTACTGCTAAGTTCCTTGCAAAGAAGTTGATGAAAAAGGTGAGGAGACAATCTGACATAAGACTGAAGGATATTCAAGATGTTGTTCATGAGAAGTATGTGGTGCATATCAATGCTGGGAAGGCTAGCAGGGCTAAAGAAATGGCTCAAGAGTTTGTAGATAGGACTTTCACAGAGCAATACAATCAACTTTGGGATTATTGTGCAGAACTGAAGAGATCCAGTCCTGGTAGTACAGTTCTGATGAAGACTCACACTTTTAATGAGGGAGACTTGGCATCTGATATGGATTTACATATTGGAGTGCCCTACTTTGAGAG gtgggggaggggggggcAGCTGATGGTTGCAGTAGCCAAGGATCCTAATGAGGAGTACTTTCCTCTAGCTGTTGCAGTGATGGAAGCTGAAACCAAGGACTTATGGACTTGGTTTATCAACTTGTTGCTAGCTGATATTGGTGATAGTAAGAGGTGGGCTTTCATAACAGACCAGCAAAAg GGGTTAGTGCAGGCATTTGCAGATAACTGGCCTCATTATGAACATAGAATCTGTTGTAGACATTTATACAACAACTTGAGGAAGCAACATCCTAGTCTCTTGATCAGGGATTTGTTCTGGAGAGCAGCAAAAGCTACTTATGCACAGGAGTATGAGAGATTAATGAATAAGATGAAGGATGTTGATGAGGGTGCATATTTTTGGTTGAAAGGGCATACCACAACAATATGGGCTAGACACATGTTCAGGAGTGATGGTCTAACTGATACTGTCTTGAACAATATGTGTGAAAGTTTCAACAGCAGGATATTAAAATTCAAAGGGAAGCCCATTATCAGTATG CTTAAGGACATCAAATTGTATTTGATGAACAGGTCCCAACAAAATAGACTAAGTATTTTGAAGGTGGAGTCTGAGTTGTGCCCTAAAGTATGTAAAAGATTGCACAGAGAAAAGATGGGTAGCAGTAGATGGTTGGCTTGTTGGGCTTCTGACACAAGGTTTGAGGTTAAGAATGGGCTG GAAATGAGACATCTCTGGCATTCCATGTTGCCATGCAATTTCTTCAACAAAGAGGCAGCTGAGAAGTACACTGATAATTGCTACAGAGTCAGCACATACAAGGCATGCCATGAGCCAGTGATTGATCCAATCAATGGTCAGAATATATGGACCCCAACTAGACTCTCACTTGTGCAGCCTCCAATAAAGAGAAGGCCACTTGGTAGGCCCAAGAAGAAGAGAGTAAGGGAACCTAATGAACCAAGCAAGGGGCATAGCAAGGGTTTGGGTATTGCAAAGAGATGCAAATCATGTGGGAAGATAGGCCACAACAAAAGAAGTTGCAAAGGTGAGGTTGGGGGCAATTCTTCACTGCCTACAGCTGCTGCTAGTGGTCCAAACAGAAGGAGTTCTAGGCCAAAACAG ACAAGTAACAGTGGTCATGGTGGTAGAGTAAGTGGAGTGGCCATCAATGAGCCAAATCAACAAAGGGTACCATCTACCAACAGGCCAGCCAACAATAGTGCAGCAAACAACAGAAGCAGTGCACCCTCCAACAATCCAGCCAACAACAACAGTGCAGCAACCACCTACACACCTAGGAGCAGTGCACTCCTCAACACTTCAACATCCAAGAGGAGGAAGGGGAGTATCACAAGTGACACTTTGAATGCATCAAGAAATGCATCTAGGTATAGAGAAGTATTGAGGGGTAATGAGAGCCAAGCATCTATGCATGGACCAAGGGGATCAGCTAGTGGAATCTGA